In Methanomicrobia archaeon, a single genomic region encodes these proteins:
- a CDS encoding FMN-binding glutamate synthase family protein — translation MSKPVIKLVHSRFPNEISAVEVTRATESCISCGTCANVCPFGVHERKPGHNRISRPQSHLCIGASCEDMSFYCVNHCPRKALSIGTNQNYKTIGDHRWTRDLILGTWKQAETGMPLKGREYEIGDSGGGFDRMAFKFLHARVTDAIDDDAISTEIDLNKRAGRRICIDVPFYGGGMSFGSISLSVMLARAKAARAWGTFTCTGEGGFPAELQEYDENVITQVATGLFGVSEDTIQRVKIVELKYAQGAKPGLGGHLLGDKVTAEVARLREAVPDSSLFSPFPFHSVYSVEDHEKHVDWIKEINPDAIISVKVSTARDVDMVAVGSYYAGANIIHLDGSYGGTGAAPEIAKKNIAMPIEYAITKVHECLKEEGVREEMTVIASGGIRTAHDAAKAIALGADGVVTGTAELVALGCVRCGSCESGRGCPRGIATTDPELAKAVDVDWGAQRLINLYAAWRSEIVMILRRLGMSSIKELVGRYDCLSYEGQSKGPRRGI, via the coding sequence ATGTCAAAGCCGGTAATTAAACTGGTACACTCGCGATTCCCGAATGAAATATCCGCAGTCGAGGTAACGCGGGCTACAGAAAGTTGCATAAGCTGCGGCACCTGTGCCAACGTATGTCCCTTTGGCGTGCACGAGCGTAAGCCAGGACATAACCGAATTTCAAGGCCGCAGAGTCATCTCTGCATCGGTGCTTCGTGTGAGGATATGTCCTTTTACTGCGTCAACCACTGCCCCAGAAAAGCGCTATCCATAGGCACCAACCAGAATTACAAAACCATCGGCGATCATCGTTGGACTCGTGACCTTATACTCGGAACCTGGAAGCAGGCAGAAACGGGAATGCCGCTCAAAGGTCGAGAATACGAAATCGGCGACTCTGGAGGTGGTTTTGACCGTATGGCCTTCAAGTTCCTGCACGCGCGGGTGACGGACGCAATTGACGATGACGCGATAAGCACCGAGATCGACCTGAATAAACGAGCGGGTAGGAGGATCTGTATCGACGTGCCGTTCTACGGTGGCGGGATGTCTTTCGGTTCCATCAGCCTCTCCGTAATGCTCGCGAGGGCGAAAGCGGCGAGAGCCTGGGGCACATTTACCTGTACCGGCGAGGGCGGTTTCCCAGCAGAACTGCAGGAGTACGATGAGAACGTGATCACACAGGTAGCAACCGGGCTATTCGGCGTCTCTGAGGATACCATCCAGCGTGTAAAGATCGTAGAACTCAAATATGCACAGGGCGCGAAGCCGGGGCTTGGCGGGCATTTACTGGGCGATAAAGTAACTGCCGAGGTTGCACGTCTGCGCGAAGCGGTTCCCGATAGCAGTTTATTTTCACCATTCCCATTTCACAGCGTTTATTCCGTGGAAGACCATGAGAAACACGTCGATTGGATAAAGGAGATCAACCCGGATGCCATTATCTCTGTGAAGGTTTCTACAGCACGTGATGTCGATATGGTCGCCGTTGGAAGCTATTACGCCGGTGCGAACATAATCCACCTGGATGGTAGTTACGGCGGCACGGGGGCGGCGCCCGAGATCGCGAAGAAGAATATCGCCATGCCCATCGAGTACGCGATAACGAAAGTGCATGAGTGCCTCAAGGAGGAGGGGGTACGAGAGGAAATGACGGTAATCGCAAGCGGCGGTATTAGGACGGCCCATGACGCGGCAAAGGCGATCGCGCTGGGCGCTGACGGTGTCGTTACCGGTACAGCGGAGCTTGTAGCACTGGGCTGTGTGCGCTGTGGCAGTTGCGAATCAGGTCGGGGCTGCCCACGAGGCATTGCAACGACTGACCCGGAACTTGCCAAGGCTGTTGACGTGGACTGGGGAGCGCAACGCCTCATCAATCTGTACGCAGCGTGGCGTAGCGAGATAGTTATGATCCTGAGACGGCTCGGGATGAGCAGTATAAAGGAACTCGTCGGCAGATACGATTGCCTGAGTTATGAAGGCCAGAGCAAAGGCCCGAGGAGGGGAATATAG
- a CDS encoding glutamate synthase, with translation MAMSNYNYSEAEGGCGVVGFASTTLVKGKHIFKPAFQMHNRGNGKGGGIAAVGLSHEDLGVSQSVLEADYLLQIALLDPDAREEIEAEFIAPFMDVDHAENIPTVSDYRAIEGLELKPPDVWRYFVHVKAAVLDAFVKENDLGDWDRRKAEDEFIYRNSFRINSRFYAALGDRRAFVLSHGRNMMILKIVGYAENIVKYYKLEDFRAHVWIAHQRYPTRGRVWHPGGAHPFVGMHEAFVHNGDFANYHSVVEYLEQWGRETLFLTDTEVAVLLFDLLNRECNYPLEYVIEAMAPTTELDFERLPHDKQAIYQALQTSHIHGSPDGPWFFIVARNEPYENYFQLIGITDTSMLRPQVFALVESEELQIGLIASEKQAIDATLKSLSDEDKRIPTVADTYWNARGGSYTDGGAFVFTLRGNEQKTLKCTNKFGEIVTTPAYQTHCDFTIPIAPPNDMGKQRELIEVALKSPLDLFEFLKGGVKEWDCNKLRWTASELTRYADENERTKAMVIEGLTLLNDRRYDTGSKKRSTVIQLVKEALHRIFDATPPIEAASPGTYHLIRWSNKGCLRPPESGEDMLVVNVEEFPPEGEAGTARLIVKAYKMGWRRFIAYNTQGQRFFGSGLGSCTSGVRLDVYDSSGDYFGSSMDGAELYIHGDGQDQLGQILKTGKLVVFGDVGQTFMYGAKGGEAYVLGNTAGRPLINAVGKPRVVINGTCLDYLAESFMAGDPLNGGGFVVVNGLETTEKEEFVEQETPYPGSNLFSLASGGAIYIRDPHCKLDDEQLNGGEFSILTPEDWELIVPYLQENERLLGISVENDLLTVNGDMKTPQEVYRKVRPKKALALNGT, from the coding sequence ATGGCCATGAGCAACTACAACTATTCAGAGGCCGAAGGAGGCTGCGGTGTCGTTGGCTTTGCTTCTACGACTCTTGTTAAGGGTAAGCACATCTTTAAGCCCGCGTTCCAGATGCACAACCGAGGAAACGGAAAAGGAGGCGGTATCGCCGCGGTCGGGCTCTCGCACGAGGACCTCGGCGTTTCGCAATCTGTACTCGAAGCGGATTATTTACTCCAGATAGCACTGCTCGATCCCGACGCCCGCGAGGAGATAGAAGCGGAGTTCATTGCGCCCTTCATGGATGTCGACCACGCTGAAAACATACCGACCGTTTCGGATTATCGCGCGATAGAGGGCCTGGAGCTGAAACCACCGGATGTGTGGCGTTATTTTGTCCATGTAAAAGCGGCCGTGTTGGATGCTTTCGTAAAGGAGAATGACCTGGGCGATTGGGACAGGAGAAAGGCCGAAGATGAGTTTATCTACCGAAACAGCTTCAGGATCAACAGTAGATTCTACGCCGCACTCGGCGACAGGAGAGCGTTTGTGCTCTCGCACGGCAGGAATATGATGATTCTGAAGATCGTCGGGTACGCAGAGAACATTGTGAAATATTACAAACTCGAGGACTTCCGAGCGCACGTCTGGATCGCGCATCAGCGTTACCCTACACGCGGCAGGGTCTGGCATCCCGGCGGAGCGCACCCATTCGTGGGAATGCATGAAGCGTTCGTGCACAACGGCGATTTCGCGAATTACCATTCAGTGGTCGAATATCTGGAGCAGTGGGGTCGAGAAACCCTATTTCTGACCGATACCGAGGTTGCCGTGCTGCTCTTCGACCTTCTAAACCGGGAGTGCAACTATCCGCTGGAATATGTCATCGAGGCGATGGCACCGACGACCGAGCTGGATTTCGAGCGGCTACCGCATGACAAGCAAGCGATATACCAGGCGCTTCAGACTTCTCATATCCACGGATCGCCGGACGGCCCATGGTTCTTCATCGTTGCACGAAACGAGCCGTACGAGAACTATTTCCAGTTGATCGGGATAACGGATACCTCCATGCTGCGGCCACAGGTATTTGCACTTGTCGAGAGCGAAGAGCTGCAAATAGGTCTCATCGCGTCGGAAAAACAAGCGATCGACGCGACGCTTAAGAGTCTGTCGGATGAGGATAAACGAATACCCACTGTTGCGGATACGTATTGGAACGCACGCGGCGGCAGCTACACCGATGGTGGTGCTTTCGTATTCACGTTACGAGGTAACGAGCAGAAAACGCTCAAATGCACCAATAAATTCGGGGAGATCGTGACTACACCGGCCTATCAGACGCACTGTGACTTTACCATACCCATCGCGCCTCCCAATGACATGGGAAAGCAGAGAGAACTGATAGAAGTGGCATTGAAGAGCCCGCTCGATTTATTCGAGTTCTTGAAAGGAGGCGTTAAGGAGTGGGACTGCAACAAGCTCCGCTGGACTGCATCCGAACTCACAAGGTACGCGGATGAGAACGAGCGAACGAAAGCGATGGTAATAGAAGGGTTAACACTCCTCAACGACCGCAGGTATGATACAGGTAGCAAAAAGAGGAGCACGGTAATCCAGCTAGTAAAAGAAGCACTTCATCGAATATTCGATGCGACGCCGCCGATAGAGGCTGCAAGCCCGGGTACGTATCATTTGATTCGCTGGTCGAATAAGGGCTGCTTACGCCCACCAGAAAGCGGCGAGGATATGCTGGTAGTAAATGTAGAGGAGTTTCCGCCGGAAGGAGAAGCCGGTACTGCGCGACTTATCGTAAAGGCGTATAAGATGGGCTGGAGGCGATTTATAGCGTATAACACCCAGGGTCAGCGTTTCTTTGGCTCTGGATTGGGATCGTGTACATCGGGCGTGCGGCTTGACGTTTATGATAGCTCCGGGGATTATTTTGGCTCTTCCATGGATGGCGCGGAACTGTACATACACGGGGACGGGCAGGACCAGCTCGGGCAGATCTTGAAGACCGGGAAGCTCGTGGTCTTCGGCGACGTCGGGCAGACCTTCATGTACGGTGCGAAGGGTGGAGAAGCGTACGTATTGGGAAATACGGCTGGCAGACCGCTGATCAACGCAGTGGGCAAGCCGCGTGTGGTGATAAACGGGACCTGTCTCGATTACTTAGCGGAATCGTTCATGGCTGGCGACCCACTGAACGGCGGCGGGTTCGTCGTGGTAAACGGACTGGAAACCACCGAGAAGGAGGAGTTCGTAGAGCAGGAGACGCCTTACCCAGGCTCAAATCTGTTTTCGCTCGCATCGGGCGGTGCCATTTACATAAGGGACCCCCATTGCAAGCTCGATGACGAGCAATTAAACGGTGGTGAATTCTCGATTCTAACACCAGAAGATTGGGAGCTCATTGTACCGTATTTGCAGGAGAATGAGCGGCTATTGGGTATATCCGTCGAAAACGACCTGCTGACGGTAAACGGCGATATGAAGACGCCGCAAGAGGTTTACCGGAAGGTCAGGCCGAAAAAGGCCCTAGCCCTTAACGGCACGTGA
- the purF gene encoding amidophosphoribosyltransferase, which yields MNDQEDLSKREACGIAGIALTADSDAALPIFYALYALQHRGQESAGIAVCRGASEVGNERRAGTGDISLIKDMGFVHDVFDERRLSMLKGNIGIGHVRYPTTGASKLENAEPLLVSYRHGDIAIAHNGNLVNTGELRNALEREGRIFHSDTDTEVIAQLLAKELMQHDLIAAIKELMQRVIGSYSLVILLDNTLVAVRDPFGIKPLCLGELRDGTDGTVKGYIVASESPAIDVLDGTLLRDVRPGEVLVFTNPQGLPRTGPQSPEQTPNVASHQLCNGLNAAHCIFEYVYFARPDSVLDGRLVYDVRMKIGERLAEEHPVDADIVSPVPDSGIASALGYAKRSGIDYLEAFIKNRYVGRTFIMPEQNSRDTAVRLKLNVVRANLEGKRIVLVDDSIVRGTTSRKIVDYLKIKGAKEVHLRIGSPPIIAPCYLGIDTPTRAELVASTRTRDEICEFLHADSLGYLSLEGLIDAVGIDAKNLCLGCLTENYPVEIPGETCRAEQLKLAQF from the coding sequence ATGAACGATCAGGAAGATTTGAGTAAACGGGAAGCATGCGGAATAGCAGGTATCGCGTTAACCGCGGATAGCGATGCAGCACTGCCCATTTTTTATGCGCTCTACGCGTTACAACATCGAGGGCAGGAGTCAGCGGGTATCGCAGTATGCCGTGGTGCGAGCGAGGTGGGAAACGAACGGCGTGCAGGAACGGGCGATATATCGCTGATAAAAGATATGGGGTTTGTGCATGACGTCTTCGATGAGCGACGATTGAGCATGCTCAAGGGCAATATCGGCATAGGCCATGTCAGGTATCCGACGACCGGAGCGTCGAAGCTCGAAAATGCAGAACCGTTACTCGTGAGTTACCGGCACGGTGATATTGCGATTGCACATAACGGCAACCTCGTTAACACGGGAGAGTTACGAAACGCGTTGGAACGCGAGGGCAGGATTTTCCATTCTGATACGGACACGGAGGTGATAGCGCAGTTGCTCGCGAAGGAACTGATGCAGCACGATCTCATAGCAGCAATCAAGGAACTGATGCAGCGCGTGATAGGCTCGTATTCGTTGGTTATCTTGCTGGATAACACGTTAGTAGCGGTTCGAGACCCCTTTGGCATTAAACCGTTATGTCTCGGTGAATTGCGCGATGGCACTGACGGAACGGTTAAGGGGTATATAGTGGCATCAGAAAGTCCTGCGATCGACGTGTTGGACGGCACGTTGCTCAGAGATGTACGACCCGGGGAGGTGCTGGTGTTCACCAACCCCCAAGGCTTGCCGCGTACCGGGCCGCAATCCCCAGAACAAACACCCAACGTAGCGAGCCATCAGCTATGTAACGGGCTCAACGCCGCTCATTGCATCTTCGAATATGTCTATTTTGCGCGGCCCGATTCGGTACTCGATGGACGGTTGGTGTACGACGTGCGGATGAAGATCGGCGAGCGCTTGGCGGAGGAGCATCCCGTAGACGCTGACATTGTATCGCCCGTACCAGATTCTGGCATTGCGTCTGCACTGGGGTATGCGAAGAGGTCGGGAATCGATTACCTGGAGGCTTTTATCAAGAACCGCTATGTTGGCCGGACGTTCATCATGCCTGAGCAGAATTCACGCGATACTGCGGTGCGATTGAAATTAAACGTTGTGCGTGCGAATCTCGAGGGCAAGCGAATCGTCCTGGTGGATGACAGCATCGTGCGGGGCACGACGTCGAGGAAAATCGTGGATTATTTGAAGATAAAAGGCGCGAAGGAGGTGCATCTGCGAATCGGCAGTCCACCCATTATCGCGCCCTGCTACCTTGGTATCGATACGCCAACGCGGGCGGAATTGGTGGCGTCAACGAGGACAAGGGACGAAATTTGCGAGTTTTTACACGCCGATTCCCTCGGCTATCTCAGTCTGGAAGGGTTGATCGATGCGGTGGGCATAGATGCGAAGAACCTCTGTCTAGGCTGCCTGACGGAAAACTATCCTGTGGAAATCCCCGGGGAAACGTGCAGGGCGGAACAGCTAAAACTGGCGCAGTTTTGA
- a CDS encoding pyridoxamine 5'-phosphate oxidase family protein produces MPKEVMDMFNDPAASKALGTMDEAGTLNVAPIGTLSAINEETIAFAEVFEGKTKKNVERTRKAAAVAWTSPPPTGYQIKGAFVGWQTSGPLFDTLESKMKKMGMSINRVGTITVETVYSVGLPEPGKKLV; encoded by the coding sequence ATGCCAAAAGAGGTTATGGATATGTTTAATGACCCCGCAGCCTCGAAAGCGCTCGGAACAATGGACGAAGCAGGTACGTTGAATGTCGCGCCTATCGGGACTCTATCGGCGATAAATGAGGAGACCATAGCGTTTGCTGAGGTTTTTGAAGGCAAGACGAAGAAGAATGTGGAGCGGACGAGGAAAGCAGCCGCAGTTGCTTGGACCTCTCCACCACCGACAGGGTATCAAATAAAAGGCGCTTTTGTTGGCTGGCAGACCTCCGGCCCCCTCTTCGACACACTGGAGAGCAAAATGAAGAAGATGGGGATGAGTATAAATCGTGTTGGCACAATAACCGTTGAGACGGTCTATTCCGTGGGCCTGCCGGAGCCGGGCAAGAAACTCGTCTAA